A window from Apostichopus japonicus isolate 1M-3 chromosome 2, ASM3797524v1, whole genome shotgun sequence encodes these proteins:
- the LOC139980589 gene encoding pre-mRNA-splicing factor 38A-like gives MANRTVKDAKSVKGTNPQYLIEKITRSRIYECRYWKEECFALTAELLVDKAMELRYIGGTFGGNIKPTPFLCLILKMLQIQPEKDIIIEFIKNEDFKYVRLLGAFYMRIVGESLDVYKYLEPLYLDYRKIRTQNKQGDFVLSHVDEFIDEILREERVCDVILPRIQKRKVLEDNEQLETRVNALEEDMDEVEESSDEEMELEELQRHKSPERRRNHERRRRSASPRHRRSKSRSPHRKRRSPSPRRERRRSRSPKRRRSPHRERRRKSRSPDHRHRDVRDSDHHRRRHRSTSPNDRHRKSHRH, from the exons ATGGCGAATCGCACAGTGAAGGACGCCAAAAGTGTGAAGGGTACAAACCCTCAATATTTGATCGAAAAAATCACACGTTCAAGAATTTATGAATGCAGATATTGGAAAGAAGAATGTTTTGCTTTGACAG CTGAATTGTTGGTAGACAAAGCGATGGAACTTCGCTACATTGGAGGTACATTTGGAGGCAACATAAAGCCAACACCTTTCCTTTGTCTGATACTAAAGATGTTACAAATTCAACCCGAGAAGGACATCATCATTGAATTTATCAAGAACGAAGACTTCAA GTACGTGCGTCTACTAGGAGCATTTTATATGAGGATCGTAGGTGAATCTCTGGATGTTTATAAGTATCTGGAACCGTTGTATCTGGACTACAGAAAAATAAGAACTCAGAATAAACAAGGAG ATTTTGTGCTCTCGCACGTGGATGAATTCATCGACGAAATTCTCCGGGAGGAGCGAGTATGCGATGTCATTCTCCCTCGTATACAGAAGAGAAAGGTGTTGGAAGACAATGAACAGCTGGAAACCAGG GTCAATGCCTTAGAGGAGGACATGGATGAAGTGGAAGAGTCAAGTGATGAAGAAATGGAACTTGAG GAGCTCCAGAGGCACAAGTCTCCAGAGCGGAGGAGAAATCACGAAAGAAGGAGAAGGAGTGCGTCGCCACGACATCGGAGAAGTAAAAGTAGATCGCCACATCGAAA AAGAAGAAGTCCCTCCCCGAGAAGAGAAAGACGAAGAAGTAGATCACCCAAACGCCGCAGGAGTCCTCATCGTGAGAGGAGGAGAAAGTCCAGATCACCAG aTCATAGGCACAGAGATGTCAGAGATAGTGACCATCATCGTAGAAGACACCGGTCTACCTCACCAAACGACAG ACACAGAAAGTCTCATCGTCACTGA